GCTCATTTGTaagaatcgtttaccacattctggacagcagtACGGAATCTCTCCcgtgtgaatttttttgtgtctgtGAAGACTGTTGCTGTGTGAAAATAgcttcccacattcagaacaggcatAGGGCTTCGGTCTGGTTTCGGTCCACTTCTGATCATTACTGTTAGAATTGTGTTGGAGCAAAGCCTCTTGATTTGTGTTATGCACATGTAGGTGTTCACTGTTGAtggtttctgtttttactttcttaGCAGCAGGGAGACAAGTATCCTGGAAAGAGCCAGGTGGCAAACATGCTGATCTAATTGTGGatctcatctcattttcgttGTCCTGTGTCTGTTCCAGTTGGCACTTAAGAGAGGTCTGAGCAGAGGAGGGTGGGAAGAAGATGTCCTTCTCCTGGAAATCTGCAATTAAACAAACAGTTCAGTTAAtcgtttttaaacaaaaatattatacagtgatAAGTGGTACATTGACTAGACTCCTTAATGTCTTGTCCACTGTGTGTTTGGGCTTTTCATGTTCTCCAGCTGTCTGTTCAATTTCATCACCTTCCTCTCATAACTCACACGTGTGCTGCTGTGTTAATCTCCATCTGCTGTGactgagtgtggatgtgtgtgccctgGCATCTATTCTCAAGTTGATTTCAAACCTGTCAGCAATCTCAGATGAAGAAAATGGACTTGGTGAAGTGTACTATATGTATGGCATTTGATTCTAGTCAATtctaccttaacactagaattaccagagcctacgaaaaagcttgtaaatcactttgcacctctccatcagcgtcttttgtcctgtaaatgtgtcgataagcagcaaacagatgactatcacatccccctccctgcacagttttctcagctcaagtctgtttacctgcgtgtcagttgcttagagttgcatagagtgagaagtcaagcaaaatgacaccttttataaatactatatcgttatgtGGAACACTTGCAttgcatgtgtgttccgtgtctacaacgatctatgcacagtaaacacatcgttaaaacagaaacatttttcatattttggtaataattgacaaaatgtagacatgacgtgtataatgtgtgaagcctgaagtccaaacatcaaagaaacactttcacaaaaggtacaaatataacagaagaagtgcgcttctattcaaaaatataactgcagaaaaagaacccgcgttagggtgcgacactGACACGCATCTACTACGACCGCTttggtggcacaacggtatcagctgttgactggtaatcaaaactttacGGGTTCGATTCCAGATGAGTCcgctttgagaagtgagctgctcgtattcttactattttagaataaaaacatacatttgtttccagtctgtaacagccgctgtaatttatgatacttgtaaaagttagctttggtttttattttattcagttttattctctcagatcccatacccccccccacccccgcatttgacactgctgttttcacatagacgagctataacagaggtcaactcaAATCATGACGATGATTCGACATCGGATCAAGactgcacttttgccatcgctgtactttgtatatgtacatgagaagctctgcactctacttgtgactttacgctgtaggaagtaaataaataaaggctcttacatacaaaggacagtACATGTgccccaaaacattaacatttatatgttacttacataaaagccagatcgaatgttatttacctatttaccattatttatttacttacattttaaaaagccaaAACTGCAAagacaaccacatgccaaatgtGTAAACATTCTTATTGTCATGTTCTCCAACGCTGAATCCCGTTACTTACTTATCTCCACACTCCTACACGACTGCtgctctttttcttctcttctccccTTCCCTTCCTTGATTTTCTCTTCAAGCCCAAATAACCTGTCCTTCATTTCCAATGAATTCTCACAGGTAGCCGGTTGTCCCATTTTAGTGACTCTGGGCAGGGCACTGGAGTGAAATTCACCACAACCCCCTTCTTTGAACACACTCCCAGTTTCATGCTTTTGTAGTTCAAGTGTAACTAAGAAATCTTCCGAATCCTCCGATTTGATATCCGCAATCTTGCATTCGCCCTCTTCCTCTTTCAAAACTGAAATTCTAACCTCGCATTCCTCCACCTTCACAGACGGACCCTCGGGTGCGCCCCACTGGCAGTCCTCTTGTTTAATGCAGGCCAGTCTATCATCCGTCATCTCGTCAGCTTTTCCCGACGCCATCCTCCATATAAGACTCCTCCCTCTAACCCCAGGTGTCTGCTCTTCTCTTCTAAGACGACCCCTCACACGGACAGCCCTGACCTGGAGGTCATTAGACTCCACGTTGCATGGCCAGGTCATCTGAGATGGATGCTCCCTGTGGACATAAAAAAGGAGACAGAATTACTTCAGAACAAcactatttatttctatagcaaattttcataaaaataatgtagctcaaagtgctttacatgatgagaaaaagagaaataaaagacaaagtgagaattagaataagacaacactaattaacatagaataagagtaaggtccaatggccaggcagggaggatggaaaaaacaaaaaaacaaacaa
This genomic window from Polypterus senegalus isolate Bchr_013 chromosome 4, ASM1683550v1, whole genome shotgun sequence contains:
- the LOC120528288 gene encoding zinc finger protein 502-like; the protein is MTWPCNVESNDLQVRAVRVRGRLRREEQTPGVRGRSLIWRMASGKADEMTDDRLACIKQEDCQWGAPEGPSVKVEECEVRISVLKEEEGECKIADIKSEDSEDFLVTLELQKHETGSVFKEGGCGEFHSSALPRVTKMGQPATCENSLEMKDRLFGLEEKIKEGKGRREEKEQQSCRSVEINFQEKDIFFPPSSAQTSLKCQLEQTQDNENEMRSTIRSACLPPGSFQDTCLPAAKKVKTETINSEHLHVHNTNQEALLQHNSNSNDQKWTETRPKPYACSECGKLFSHSNSLHRHKKIHTGEIPYCCPECGKRFLQMSSLKSHTRIHTGEKPYCCSECGKRFLQKCHLQDHVRIHSGEKPYCCTECGKQFLQVSHLQSHIRIHTGEKPHCCAECGKLFSHRSGLYSHKIIHTGEKPHCCCECVKRFSNSSKLNRHMRVHIRETNKPNEV